One segment of Falco rusticolus isolate bFalRus1 chromosome 3, bFalRus1.pri, whole genome shotgun sequence DNA contains the following:
- the AHDC1 gene encoding AT-hook DNA-binding motif-containing protein 1 isoform X3, protein MRVKPPGPVVTTSVVRGSPDYVREPKFYPPGHPVQRPPACPAEKALSCSVLSFPEGSCPTLSREHQAGSLLHGDPADRCQSLHGGTKAAEDLLGCAGEPRILGGSAEEAAACDRAPKTFPNATLASGRCNIDSILALLRSKCGNGHINLHPVVQLIDIMKDLNRLSEDLKSSGVHLDCGSLRGGGGGGHEDSRLLPADRDLQYSFFSSPSLANSIRSPEERGVLCKTEPSRHPRPPARDGEADGGGGSAPQPPGHSGGVGGSSKAPAEEAGCSQPDAGDYSDLAEADILNELASLACPGTQLLESQAMEPQPQLLPAQELDSQSRLLDSQSLESQPQLLDSQSLEPLPESLELQNLEPLGLQSLEPLSESLELQSLEPLSESLELQSLEPLAEPLGLQTLEPLPGALEPPLLPAEPSLLEPQTLGPVSELLEAQPGAGDPLRPHGLQPRLGGCPLGSVVKRGPCGGRGAGRCGEDHRKYALRRTDKPKMLCRRRRAGRGRRADVTPESRVLSPLALPAEVPPGPEEPSTPLLAPPPPPPSTLDPDEVPKPPATGKKSKCRGVRKMVVKMAKIPVSLGRRNKTTYKVSSLSSNLNLEGKELAASSSMEPTPLLKMKNNGRNVVVVFPPGEMPIILKRKRGRPPKNLLLGQAKPKEPTPEVKKRRRRKQKLASPQPSYIADTNDSKADYSDVLAKLAFLNRQSQSSGRCSPPRCWTPSEPESIHQAPDTQSISHFLHRVQGFRRRGGKAGGFGGRGGGHAARAARCSFSDFFEGIGKKKKAPAALHADPVHPRKRGRPEPDPVGKPKRKRRARKNGALFPEPNPGQSFGDSAAEWAGGEKGSPWAPHHGHPGGQAGRNGGYQGAEARPFHAAGLESGSSSRANFYAGSAPSSQTEAGPERHSLFTGYFRSLLDSDDSSDLLDFALSASRSESRKSAAAYTAPPAALPGQRGLAAYPARGGKVAAATPGTEAAFHAAMQGRPAFPPSRAAAAAGYGVAQGSSECRGAEAFPKLAPPSAVSRSPTTHPAASGTPGYSPYGSYGTGQSVAPASVFPPGKQYPSAQDCPNSKDCSFAYGSGSSLPSSPSSAHSAGYAPPTAGPSLPLGKAAFFNSAEQGGQFSSAAHTPLRCDSRASTVSPGGYMVPKGSASFQPSPENCRQFPSAAPWAFRQGYGGLDWSSEAFSQLYNPGFECHLNEPNVILDISNYTPQKAKQQTVSETFSESSSDSTQFNQPASYRRANSEASSSEGQSSLSSLEKLMMDWNEASSAPGYNWNQSVLFQSNSKPGRGRRKKVDMFDTSHLNFSSSSSSSSVYPSKRSTGPRQPRGSRGACASKKERGTGKTKFPTKSQAVNPLFQESTDLGLDYYSGDSSMSPLPSQSRGFGVGERDPCDYAGPYSMNPSTPSDGTFVQGFQSDSPGLGQPDLESKHFPALPHQLAAPGQQTVFEASLQKAFSPNCSPTLAFKEDLRAGNIRKLPACDSLKHSMQGGALPHAPHLACRDLPMPQPHYDSPSCKNPPYWYSPNASTRSPSYDGKAGASMLVDFMGRTDPSCLNPHLSSPSGTHPSKGEKEPLEMSRAHHRGPYACPLINDLNISPVPRDSMLQLQDNYRYPSFAPQGHPVMAPTQKSGFLGPMVEQQHPEDTFTVTSL, encoded by the coding sequence ATGCGCGTGAAGCCCCCGGGCCCAGTGGTAACGACCAGCGTTGTGCGTGGCTCACCCGACTACGTCCGAGAGCCCAAGTTCTACCCACCGGGACACCCGGTGCAGCGGCCCCCGGCCTGCCCTGCGGAAAAGGCCTTATCCTGCAGCGTGCTGAGCTTCCCTGAGGGCTCGTGCCCCACGCTCAGCCGGGAGCACCAGGCAGGCTCGCTGCTGCACGGCGACCCGGCCGACCGGTGCCAGAGCTTGCACGGGGGCACCAAGGCAGCAGAGGACTTGCTGGGCTGTGCCGGCGAGCCCCGGATCCTGGGGGGGAGCGCGGAGGAGGCAGCCGCCTGTGATCGGGCGCCTAAAACCTTCCCCAACGCGACGCTGGCCTCGGGCCGCTGCAACATCGACAGCATCCTCGCCTTGCTCCGGAGCAAGTGCGGCAACGGGCACATCAACCTCCACCCCGTGGTGCAGCTCATCGACATCATGAAGGACCTCAACCGCCTCTCCGAGGACCTCAAGAGCAGCGGGGTGCACTTGGACTGCGGCAGTCTCCGCGGTGGTGGCGGCGGTGGCCACGAGGACAGCCGCCTCCTGCCCGCCGACCGTGACCTCCAGTACAGCTTCTTCTCCTCGCCCTCCCTGGCCAACAGCATCCGCAGCCCTGAGGAGCGGGGAGTGCTCTGCAAAACCGAGCCTTCGCGGCACCCACGGCCCCCGGCCCGTGATGGAGAAGCTGATGGCGGTGGGGGGagtgccccacagccccccggCCACAgcgggggtgtgggggggagcTCCAAAGCGCCGGCAGAGGAAGCCGGTTGCTCCCAGCCTGATGCCGGTGATTACTCGGACCTGGCCGAGGCGGACATCCTTAACGAACTGGCCTCCCTGGCGTGCCCAGGGACACAGCTGCTGGAGTCGCAGGCGATGGAGCCGCAGCCCCAGTTGCTGCCAGCCCAAGAGCTGGACTCCCAGTCCCGGCTGCTGGATTCCCAGTCCCTCGAGTCGCAGCCTCAGCTGCTCGATTCGCAGAGCCTGGAGCCGCTGCCGGAGTCGCTGGAGCTGCAAAACCTGGAGCCATTGGGGTTGCAGTCGCTGGAGCCGCTCTCTGAGTCACTGGAGCTGCAGTCGCTGGAGCCCCTGTCCGAGTCGCTGGAGCTGCAGTCACTGGAGCCGTTGGCAGAGCCGCTGGGGCTGCAGACGCTGGAGCCACTGCCCGGGGCGCTGGAgcccccactgctgcctgccGAGCCCTCGCTGCTGGAGCCGCAGACGCTGGGGCCCGTGTCGGAGCTGCTGGAGGCGCAGCCGGGTGCCGGGGACCCGCTGCGGCCCCACGGGCTGCAGCCCCGGCTAGGGGGGTGTCCCCTGGGCAGCGTGGTGAAGCGGGGCCCctgcgggggccggggggccgggcgGTGTGGCGAGGACCACCGCAAGTATGCCCTGCGCCGGACAGACAAGCCAAAGATGCTGTGCCGCCGGAGGAGGGCAGGGCGAGGGCGCCGGGCGGACGTCACCCCCGAGAGCCGCGTCTTGTCCCCCCTCGCCCTGCCCGCCGAGGTGCCTCCTGGGCCCGAGGAGCCCAGCACACCGCTGCTGGCCCCCCCACCAccgccccccagcaccctggacCCCGACGAGGTACCCAAGCCCCCTGCGACGGGGAAGAAGAGCAAGTGCCGGGGGGTGAGGAAGATGGTGGTGAAGATGGCCAAGATCCCTGTGTCCCTGGGGAGGAGGAACAAGACCACCTACAAGGTGTCATCGCTCAGCAGCAACCTGAACCTGGAGGGCAAGGAGCTGGCGGCCAGCAGCTCCATGGAGCCCACGCCGCTGCTCAAGATGAAGAACAACGGGCGCAACGTGGTGGTGGTCTTCCCCCCCGGCGAGATGCCCATCATTCTGAAGCGTAAGCGAGGCCGGCCTCCCAAGAACCTGCTGCTGGGCCAAGCCAAGCCCAAGGAGCCCACCCCGGAggtgaagaagaggaggaggaggaagcagaagctGGCCTCGCCCCAGCCCTCCTACATCGCCGACACCAACGACAGCAAGGCCGACTACTCGGATGTGCTGGCCAAGCTGGCCTTCCTCAACCGGCAGAGCCAGTCCTCGGGGCGCTGCTCGCCACCCCGCTGCTGGACCCCCAGTGAGCCCGAGTCCATCCACCAAGCCCCCGACACCCAGAGCATCTCCCACTTCTTGCACCGCGTCCAGGGCTTCCGCCGGCGCGGTGGCAAGGCAGGGGGCTtcggcgggcgcgggggggggcacgccgcccgcgccgcccgTTGCTCCTTCAGCGATTTCTTCGAGGGCATcgggaagaagaagaaagcccCTGCCGCCCTCCACGCTGACCCCGTGCACCCGCGCAAGCGGGGCCGGCCGGAGCCCGACCCCGTGGGCAAACCCAAGCGAAAGCGACGGGCCCGCAAGAACGGGGCGCTCTTCCCCGAGCCCAACCCTGGGCAGAGCTTCGGCGACAGCGCTGCTGAGTGGGCTGGTGGGGAGAAGGGCAGCCCCTGGGCCCCCCACCATGGCCACCCTGGTGGCCAGGCCGGCCGCAATGGTGGCTACCAAGGGGCCGAGGCGAGACCTTTCCACGCCGCAGGGCTGGAGTCGGGCTCCTCCAGCCGGGCCAACTTCTACGCCGGGAGCGCGCCGTCCTCGCAGACGGAGGCTGGCCCGGAGAGGCACAGCCTCTTCACCGGCTACTTTCGCTCCTTGCTGGACTCGGACGACTCCTCCGACCTGCTGGACTTCGCCCTCTCAGCCTCCCGCTCCGAGTCCCGCAAGTCGGCGGCCGCCTACACGGCCCCTCCGGCCGCCCTGCCGGGCCAGCGTGGCCTGGCCGCCTACCCGGCCCGGGGTGGCAAGGTGGCGGCGGCAACCCCCGGCACCGAGGCCGCCTTCCATGCGGCGATGCAGGGCCGGCCCGCCTTCCCACCCAGCCgtgccgccgccgctgctggCTACGGGGTGGCCCAAGGGTCCTCGGAGTGCCGGGGGGCCGAGGCTTTCCCCAAGCTGGCGCCGCCCTCGGCTGTCTCCCGGTCGCCCACGACTCACCCGGCGGCCAGCGGCACCCCCGGCTACTCCCCGTACGGCAGCTACGGCACCGGGCAGAGCGTGGCACCCGCCAGCGTCTTCCCACCGGGGAAGCAGTACCCGTCGGCCCAGGACTGCCCCAACAGCAAGGACTGCAGCTTCGCCTATGGCAGCGGCAGCAGCCTCCCGTCCTCCCCCAGCAGCGCCCACAGCGCCGGCTACGCGCCGCCGACGGCCGGCCCCAGCCTGCCACTGGGCAAAGCCGCCTTCTTCAACAGCGCCGAGCAAGGCGGGCAGTTCTCCAGCGCGGCGCACACCCCCTTGCGCTGCGATAGCCGCGCCAGCACCGTCTCGCCCGGCGGCTACATGGTGCCCAAGGGTTCGGCCTCCTTCCAGCCCTCGCCCGAAAATTGCCGGCAGTTCCCCAGCGCCGCACCGTGGGCTTTCCGGCAAGGCTATGGTGGGTTGGACTGGAGCTCGGAGGCCTTCAGCCAGCTGTACAACCCGGGCTTCGAGTGCCACCTCAACGAGCCCAACGTCATCCTGGACATCTCCAACTACACCCCACAGAAAGCCAAGCAGCAGACGGTCTCGGAGACCTTCTCTGAATCCTCCTCTGACAGCACCCAGTTCAACCAGCCGGCCAGCTACCGGCGCGCCAACAGCGAGGCCTCCTCCAGCGAGGGCCAGTCCAGTctctccagcctggagaagctgATGATGGACTGGAATGAGGCGTCTTCCGCCCCGGGCTACAACTGGAACCAGAGCGTCCTCTTCCAGAGCAACTCCAAGCCCGGTCGAGGCCGACGGAAGAAGGTGGACATGTTCGACACCTCTCACCTGaacttctcctcctcttcttcctcttcctccgTGTATCCCTCCAAGAGGAGCACGGGACCCCGCCAGCCCCGGGGTTCCCGGGGGGCTTGTGCCTCCAAGAAGGAGAGGGGGACGGGCAAGACCAAGTTCCCCACCAAGTCGCAGGCGGTCAACCCCCTCTTCCAGGAGAGCACAGACCTGGGCTTGGACTACTACAGCGGGGACAGCAGCAtgtcccctctgccctcccagtCCCGGGGCTTCGGGGTGGGCGAGCGGGACCCCTGCGACTACGCCGGCCCCTACTCCATGAACCCCTCCACCCCCTCAGACGGGACCTTCGTCCAGGGTTTTCAGAGCGACTCCCCCGGCTTGGGGCAGCCGGATTTGGAGAGCAAGCActtccctgccctcccgcaCCAGCTGGCAGCCCCCGGGCAGCAGACTGTCTTCGAGGCCAGCTTGCAGAAAGCCTTCTCGCCCAACTGCTCCCCAACCTTGGCCTTCAAGGAGGACCTACGGGCAGGCAATATCCGTAAGCTGCCTGCCTGCGACTCGCTCAAACACAGCATGCAGGGGGGGGCCCTGCCACACGCCCCCCACCTGGCTTGCCGCGATCTCCCCATGCCTCAACCGCACTACGACTCCCCCAGCTGCAAAAACCCCCCGTACTGGTATTCCCCCAATGCCAGCACCCGTAGCCCCTCGTACGACGGCAAAGCGGGGGCCAGTATGCTGGTAGACTTCATGGGCAGGACGGACCCCTCGTGTCTCAACCCCCACTTGAGCAGCCCAAGCGGCACCCACCCCTCCAAGGGCGAGAAGGAGCCCTTGGAGATGTCCCGGGCTCACCACCGAGGACCCTACGCTTGTCCCTTGATCAATGACTTGAACATCTCCCCCGTACCGAGAGACTcaatgctgcagctgcaggacaaCTACAGGTACCCCAGTTTTGCACCCCAAGGGCACCCCGTCATGGCCCCCACCCAGAAGAGCGGGTTTTTGGGACCCATGGTAGAGCAACAACACCCCGAGGACACTTTTACGGTCACCTCATTGTAG